The sequence below is a genomic window from Penaeus monodon isolate SGIC_2016 chromosome 14, NSTDA_Pmon_1, whole genome shotgun sequence.
atatatagatagatagatagatagatagatagatatacatacatatatatatatatatatatatatatatatgtatgtgtgtgtgtgtgtgtgtgtgtgtgtgtgtgtgtgtgtgtgtgttgtgtgtgtgtgtgtgtgcatacatatatatatatatatattatatatatatatatatatatatatatatatatatatatatatatatatatatatatatagtatatatatatatatatatatatatatatatatatatatatagtctatgtgtatacatatgtatgtatatatttatatatagacagacagcatgtgtgtgtgtgtgtgtgtgtgtgtgtgtgtgtgtgtgtgtgtgtgtgtgtgtgtgtgtgtgtgtgtgtgtgtgtgtgtgtgtgaatatacagtgtatgtatgtgcgtgtatgtgtatatatgtatatgtgtatgtatgtgtggtgtgtgtgtgagtgtgtgtatgtgtatatatatatatatatatatatatatatatatatatatatatatgtatatatatatatatatatatgtatgtatgtatgtatgtatatataaatatatatatatatatatatatatatatatatatatatatatatatatatatatatttatttatttataatatatatatatacatatgaatatgatatatctatcttatatctatctatctatctatctttatatatatatatatatatatatatatatatatatatatataatatatatatacatatatgcgtgtgcgtgagcgtgtgcgtgcgtgcgtgcgtgtggtgtgtgtgtgtgtgtgtgtgtgtgtgtgtgcgtgtgtgtgtgtgtgcgtttgtgtgtgtgtgtatatatagatagatagatagatagatatgtatattatttatatatatatatatatatatatatatatatatatatatatattatatatatttatatatattcagtgcatgttgtgtgtgtgtgtgtgtgtgagtgtgtgtgtatacggtgtatatgtatgtgtatatgaaggGTATATGGAGGTCATTAACGgaggaaccggtgacctcacctcgctccccccatacttcctccagctgcttcggacacttccggcagctgggccGCTCACTACTTGTgccgaggatgacctagcttagtcagttcgtgcccagtgccAGACGTGGTATGGTcggccagccttcgccctcagggagGGTTGACCCAACACGTGACCCGCACACaccactttacccatagacatcgtctcgtgtgttccctaagtgttgtactcttcatcagtaaagagtcaagccgttataacccctatcactgccaaccagtcataacccgttgtactagggctcatagccttttatagtgtatatatatgtgtgtgaatgtgtgtgtgtgtgtgtgtgtgtgtgtgtgtgtgtgtgtgtgtgtgtgtgtttgtgtgtgtatgtgtgtgtgtgtgtgtgtgtgtgtgtgtgcatatatgtatatatatatatatatatatatatatatatatataatattgtacatatatgtatatatgcatagatgtatatagatattgatatacgtatgtgtatgtgtgtatttgcgtgtatgtatatatatatattatatatatatatatatatatatatatatatatatatatatatatatatattatatatatatatgtacacacacacacacatacacacacaacacacacacacgtacacacacacactcacattcacacacatttatacactataaaaggctatgagccctagtacaatggttaccgttattgatgatgatgatatgatatatgtatatatatatatatatatatatatatatatatatatatatatatatatatatatgtgtggtgtgtgtgtgtgtgtgtgtgtgtgtgtgtgtgtgtgtgtgtgtgtgtgtgtgtgcgtgtgtgtgtgtgtgtgtgtgtgtgtgtgtgtgtgtgtgtgtgtgtgtgtgtataaatacatgcatataaatgaataaataaataaataaataaataaataacaacaacaacaacaaaatatatatatacatatatatatatatatatatatatatatatatatatatatatatatatataatatatatatatatatatatatgtaagtatgtgtgtgtgtgtgtgtgtgtgtgtgtgtgtgtgtgtgtgtgtataaatatatacatataaatgaataaatgaataaaaaaatatatatatataaatatatatatgtgtatatatatatatatatatatatatatatatatatatgatatatatatatatattataatacatatatatggtgtgtctgtgtatgtatatgtgtgtgtgtgtgtgtctgtgtgtgtgtgagtacatatacatatatattataatatatatatatatatatatatataatatatatataatatatgcaaatatgtatacatacatataacatatatatacatatagtatatagtgtatatatatatatatatatatatatatatatatatatatatatatatatatatatatatatatatagtatatatatatatatatatatatgtatatatatataatatatatatatattatacatgtgtgtggtgtattttatgtacatatatgtacatatatatgtatgtacatatatatacataatatatatatatatatatataatatatatatatatatatacatatatatatatatatatatatatatatatatatatacatacatatatacatatcatatatatatatatatatatatatatatatatatatatatatatatatatatatatatatatactgtgtatgtatatatgggtatatatagcctagatagtgttaagtgcttgcatgccttctcgcttgcagctgcctcCACTGGCTAgcttagtgcgaaaaagggagcagctctgcataagtttcccctgccaggtcacagcctctccgtcatcgagactcctgcagtgcttcctcgtggccacctatgggtaactgggcatcttgcggtcccaggctaaactgtgggggatctcggagcagagggaggccccagaggtacagagcccaCCGGCGTGTTGACCCCTCCTgactccgtaccaactcctgcccccctaaCCTCCTTGGGGTAAATGGGCGGCTCAGAGGAGGTGGACCTTGCCAGTCCTTCCCcttgggggaggggtgctgttcctcccacccagcaagcaaggcgggttgtgggtcccgttaggagggcaaatgtcagtGCGCTGGATGGGAAatagagttacttgtcccacctgcgcttaggcaggcgccaacccaccatgaagcttgtgggacaaagccctcgggaccccacaggtggatggggggtcccacagcctgccaaccctcTTAATTTGGGCAGCGTCGGTGGAagaggcagaggtggcgtccccccggagtgaccacccgaggcttaaccgcGCATTTAGGCGATCAATGACCTCCTGAAAACATGGGCACTGATCCAGTGACAAATATTGCATTGCAATATAGGGTCCAGTTGCATTCTCTATAATTGTATTAGCAAGTAATTATTCCACAAAAGTCTTCCATGACTCCACTCTTATGGCACCAGATAAAAATAGTACTTCCAACTCCAATACTTGTCGACACGGGAATCGAGAATCACTCTTTAATGctttggatacacacacacacacacacacacacacacacacacatatatatatatgtatatatatatatatatatatatatatatatatatatatatatatatatatatatatatgtatatgtatgtatatatatatatatatatatatatatatatatatatatgtatatatatatatatatatatatgtatatatatacttacatcctTAAATCATGATACTTTTAGAGTCGAAGTATAGTCTTATGAATAtaactgcctaccaagccctgagaaagctgaactctaagaccccctcacagatgactgcagtccgctcagtggatggacggatcatctcagatcatgttggggttcgtgaatgttgggctgagtattttgagcagctgtaccaggtataCCCTCCAACAGTTTGTTTGGAAGCAAGCAATACCACAATACTTGTGCCTGGCTCACCACTCAgcgagaaacctcctaccctaacacaggttaggatggcgatttccgagctgaagtgtgggaaagctgcaggcatatgtgatatccctgctgaacttctaaaggctgggggtgaatctatggcttggggcttgtatgcagtcttgactaccatctggcagcttggtaccattccccctgacctgttcaggaccgtggtcatccctctctggaaggggaaaggggatcactaGGACTGTAGctactaccatggcattacactgctcagcatatcaggcaaagttttcgcctacattcttctgaaatagatctccaaccacctactaaggcatcagagaccagagcagtctgaattcactcctggcaagtccataatagaTCAAATACTAGTGCTTTaggtaattgtggaatgccattgtgagtttggtcacTTTCAGCCTACATCAATCTCAAGAAGGTGTTTGGCTCtgtgcatcgggaattgctataggagatcctgaaactcaggggaattccaacacggattattggcctaatagcaaggcTATATACCggtcttccctgttaattcagggccgaggtaaggctgtgtccttgcgccaacactttttaacactggataatgggcagagctactacccaaagtcagtgtggagcaacactgggcaatatcaaggtctcagaccttggctttgccgatgatgttgttatcctatctgagtccctgaagtcactggtggcggctcttgatgcatttagaaatgaggcaaagcccttaggcctagaggtctcttgggccaagaccaagattcaggactttgtggcctgttgggggaaaccgttcagtcgatccatgcttgcagcgaggacattgaagttacagagagttttacataccttgatagcgtagtccatatctctgggctgtcagaccctGAAGTCactagatggattggtctggcaacaggagccatgaacttgatcaacaagagcatttagagatgtcagtacctatacagaaggactaagctacatgtcttcaaggccttgagacTGCCAGTTtcactctatggaagcgaaacctggatgctatctagtgccttggagtctcgtcttgatgccttttgtaacaagtctcttcgccggatcatggtgtACGGttgacaggaccatgtgtccatctgatggctacaccgtgagattggcatgagacctgttacttgcataatccaggatcgccaactcaggctatatgggcacctagctcgttatcctgtggatgaccctgcccatcaggttgcctctttgcgagacaaaCCTGGGTAGACGAGGCCTGTGAGACAacaaggaggtcatggcttgggcagctcgacgagacctgtcgcgaggagttagagatgggccaagggcctgcctggagactttccatcagggaccctcgtggctggaagcgaagggtggatgtggccatgcgccggcgttagccccttaataatgatcatgatatatatatatatatatatatatatatatgtgtgtgtgtgtgtgtgtgtgtgtgtgtgtgtgtgtgtgtgtgtgttttatattatttatttatatatatatatatatatatatatatatatatatatatatatatatatatatatttatatatatagtatatatatatatatatatattatatttatatatatatatatatatatatatatatatatatatattaataatatatatatatatatatatataatatatatatatgtgtgtgtgtgtgtgtgtgtgtgtgtgtgtgtgtgtgtgtgtgtgtgtgtgtgtgtgtgtgtgtgtgtgtgtgtgtgtatatatatacatatatatatatatatatatatatatatatatatatatatatatatatatatatatatatatatatatatattatatataatatatatatatatatatatatatatatatatacgcatttgtgtgtgtgtgtgtgtgtgtgtgtgtgtgtgtgtgtgtgtgtttgtgtggtgtacgcatgtgtatgtatgaacacacacacacacacacacacacacacacacacacacacacacacaccacacacacacaccacacatatatatatatatatattatatatatatatatatatatatatatatatatatatatatatatatatataaaatatatatatatatatatatatatatatatatatatatatatatatatatatatatatatatatatatatatatatatatatatatatatatgtgtgtgtgtgtgtgtgtgtgtgtgtgtgtgtgtgtgtgtgtgtgtgcgtgagtgtgtgtgtgtgtgtgtgtgttgtgtgtgtgtgtgtgtgtgtgtgtgtgtgtgtgtgtgtgtgtgtgtgtgtgtgtgtgtgtgtgtgtgtacatatgtggtatcatcatcatcatcatcagccactgagggtccgttgttggacgtaggccttccccaactgtctccattctgcacgattgctggcatcacggtgccaaaattttctgaaggcatcgAGATCGTCACGCCATCTGGTCTTCTGACGGCCACGGTTTCGAGTGTGGCCTTTCGGCTGCCAAGTTGTTAGGTTAGTGGTCCATCTATTGTCTTTTCTTCTGGTGACGTGTCCTGCCCAGGTCCATTTTGCTTTATTGATGACTTCGAGGATATCTCTGATTTTAGTTTGCTCGCGGATTTGCGCAGATGGTATGTGGTCGCGCCATGTGACGCCGAGCATAATTCTCTCGTGTGCTCTTTGCATGGATCTAAGCTTGAGGAGTTGTTTTTTCGTGAGATTCCAAGTCTCTGACCCGTAGGTGACCGTGGGTGTGATGCATTGATCATAGACTTGTCGTTTTAGGACCAATggaaattctttgtttttgaagATTGCGCTCGCTTTGCCAAAGGCCTGCCATCTGAGTGTAATTCTCCTTTTGATCTCTTGTTCTTTGGACGCGTTCTGCAGTGAAATGTGTTGGCCAAGATAGATGTAATGGTCCACAACTTCGATTGTGTTGTTGTCGACTTGGATCTGTTGGTCTTCGTCGTCGATTTCGACTTGTTATTTAACATGACTTTCGTCTTCTTAAGATTCATGCTCAAGCTGACCTTCAAACTTTCTCTGTTCAACTCTTTTAGCATCTGTTGAAGTTCTGCTACGGTGTTTGTGAAAACTATGATGTCGTCGGCAAAGCGTAGATGGTTTAAACGCTCACCGTCGATTTCTAGTCCTTTGTTTTCCCAGGGCAGCTCGCGGAAGATCTTCTCCAACCAGGCTGTGAATAACTTGGGTGAGCTCGTATCACCTTGTCTTACTCCTCTGCCCAGGTGGAAGGGTTTTGAGTCTTTATGGAGTCTGATGAATGATTTGGCGTTTTTGTAGATGTGTTTGAGGATGTTGATGTAGACTGGGTCGACTCCCTGTTTCTCCAATGCGTCGATTACATCTGGAATCTCCACAGAATCAAAAGCCTTGTTGTAGTCAACAAGCCCGATGACTAGTGGTATCCTGTACATGGCGCCCTTTTCGATCAGCTGATTTACGGAGTGAAGATGGTCAATGGTTGAAAAACTTTTTCTGAAGCCGGCCTGTTCTCGTGGTTGATTTTCGTCTAACGTTCTCGTAATTCTGTTTGTGATGATTTTGGTGAACAGCTTGTAGATAATGTTGAGCAAGCTGATTGGCCTGTAGTTTGAAATGTTGGTTTGATCTCCTTTCTTGTGCAATAGAACGATGATCGCCTCGTTCCACTCATCTGGAATTGTGCTTTGTCTGGAGGCTCTCATTGAATACGGTAGCGAGTTTGTCATAGACTACGTCTCCGACCGCTTCGATCAGATCGATGGTGATGTTGCCCGGCCCTGGTGCCTTTCCTTTTTGAGATTGTTTAACTGCTAGTTTTACCTCCCAGTCTTCGATATCAGGGAATTCGTGAAACCTCTGTTGTATCTCAGGTTGTTCGGGGGCTGGTTTTTgttctgttggtggtggtggtggaggctcTGGGCGTGTTGATGAGTACAGCTTTTCGTAGAACTCTTGTGCTCTGGACACAACCCGCTCACGATCTGTTGTAAGGGTGCCGTCTTCTTCACGTACGCCTGTTAGTTGGAGCCTACCTCTGTTCAGTTTTCTTTTCGCCATTTTGAAACCTTTCCCTTGTCGGATGACTTCAAGGGCAGTCGCCGTGCGAAATTTTCTCAGATCTTCTCGTTGCTTTTTTCTGATGAGTTTGTTGATTTCTGCTCGTTCgattttttctcttgcatttgtTGGTACTTtgagatttcttcttttctccatgagattctttgtttcatttgagAACTTGTCGGTTCTTTTGGAAGtggttttccagtttttttccgGCAGCGATCATTGGTTTGATGTTGTTTAAGTCGTTGACATTtacctcattgttgttgttttcttcttcaagTTCTTCCAGAACGGCAAAACGATTTTTGAGGTCTATTTGGAAATCTTTCTCGAACTGTTTTGAAACTGTATGGTTCTTGTTTTGAGTGACACAGTTTTTGTCTTTCTAATTTTGTATCAATTTGTATCTTGCATCGAACCATTCGATGGTCACTGTCGATGCCAACTCTGTTGAGAACCTCTGTGTTTTTGACAATGTTGGATTTGTCGACAAGGACGTAGTCAATTTCGTTGAAAGTTTCAAAATCTGGGCTACGCCAAGTCCATCTTCGGTTCTGTTTCTTTTTGTAGAacgtgtttgtgattttgaagttgttggttgtcgCGAAATTCACAAGATCGTCGCCACGTTCATTTCTGGTGCCGTATCCGAAGGGGCCAACGCAGTCCTCATCTCCATTCCCAACttacgcattgaagtcgccctttATGATGTTAAAGTGTGCTTTCTTGCGTTGTAGTGCGGTTCGTAAATCGTCAAGAGCAtcctgtgatgatagtgatgttggaGCATAGGCTTGTATGATTTTGATGTCGTACCGTTTTGAGATCTTAATTGTGACTGAAGCAACTCTGTCCGACGTCGCGTGAAACTCAGTGATGTTGCCTTTTAGTTTCTTGTGAATCAGGAATCCTACGCCTCCTAGTTTCTTGTCGTTTCCTTTGTGGAATGAAATATGTTGGTTCGGAAGTTGGGTCGCGTTTTCGCCTGGCCTTCGCATTTCGCTTATGCCGATCACatcctattttatcttttttatctcgttCTCGAGGCATTCAAGGTGGTGTCCTCGGACAAAGTTCTAACGTTGTACGTAATTATGTTGAGCTCAGTGGCTTTGGCTTTAGTTTTAGGTTGCTT
It includes:
- the LOC119580604 gene encoding craniofacial development protein 2-like, which produces MRRPGENATQLPNQHISFHKGNDKKLGGVGFLIHKKLKGNITEFHATSDRVASVTIKISKRYDIKIIQAYAPTSLSSQDALDDLRTALQRKKAHFNIIKGDFNANERGDDLVNFATTNNFKITNTFYKKKQNRRWTWRSPDFETFNEIDYVLVDKSNIVKNTEVLNRVGIDSDHRMFEKDFQIDLKNRFAVLEELEEENNNNEVNVNDLNNIKPMIAAGKKLENHFQKNRQVLK